A window of Streptomyces marispadix contains these coding sequences:
- a CDS encoding MerR family transcriptional regulator, translating into MLSISDFSSICQLPPQTLRYYHSEGLLVPAEVDEATGYRTYNFDQVEQAMLVTVLRGSGLSVKDVRRVLDEPDTATALLQQHSVEVRRRREIQDNALGDARVLLAAWPEPRIRQVPGMTVVSKVVPGPETGARDYYDWDYADTALAATLEEVIETVESCGAVVSGSPWRSPAAETEEQMKQQVTAEGPHWLVKVPVTADEKALAALHGDVEVQSFQAREELSIVLPGRSSNAKYATAISRLVQYPAQHDLGGRMVEITAVRQVLHEDSVETAMALVAFDES; encoded by the coding sequence ATGCTCTCCATCAGCGACTTCAGCTCCATCTGCCAACTGCCCCCGCAAACCCTGCGGTACTACCACTCCGAGGGCCTGCTCGTTCCCGCCGAGGTCGACGAGGCGACCGGCTACCGCACGTACAACTTCGACCAGGTCGAACAGGCCATGCTCGTCACCGTCCTTCGCGGTTCGGGACTCAGCGTCAAGGACGTCAGGCGCGTGCTCGACGAGCCGGACACCGCCACCGCCCTTCTTCAGCAGCACAGCGTGGAAGTGCGGCGCCGGAGGGAGATCCAGGACAACGCGCTCGGTGACGCACGTGTGCTGCTCGCCGCCTGGCCGGAACCGCGGATACGCCAGGTGCCCGGGATGACCGTGGTGTCGAAGGTGGTGCCCGGCCCGGAGACCGGGGCACGTGACTATTACGACTGGGACTACGCCGATACCGCCCTCGCCGCCACCCTGGAGGAAGTCATCGAGACGGTGGAGTCGTGCGGGGCCGTGGTCTCGGGGTCGCCGTGGCGCTCCCCGGCCGCCGAGACCGAAGAGCAAATGAAGCAGCAGGTGACCGCGGAGGGACCGCACTGGCTGGTGAAGGTCCCCGTCACGGCGGACGAGAAGGCCCTCGCGGCTCTTCACGGCGATGTCGAGGTGCAGAGCTTTCAGGCACGGGAGGAGTTGTCGATCGTCCTCCCGGGCCGAAGCTCGAACGCCAAGTACGCCACTGCGATCTCGCGCCTGGTCCAGTACCCCGCCCAGCACGACCTCGGCGGCCGCATGGTCGAGATCACCGCCGTCCGTCAGGTGCTGCACGAGGACAGCGTCGAGACCGCCATGGCACTCGTCGCTTTCGACGAGTCCTGA
- a CDS encoding ATP-binding cassette domain-containing protein, translated as MLALRGISKRFGAVQALTDVDLEVRRGEVIALVGDNGAGKSTLVKTIAGVHPIDEGGIDWEGRPVTINRPHDAQDLGIATVYQDLALCDNLDVVANLFLGNEARHASVLDEIAMEKRAMELLETLSIRIPSVRIPVASLSGGQRQVVAIARALIGDPKVVILDEPTAALGVEQTAQVLDLVERLRERGLAVILISHNMADVQAVADRVAVLRLGRNNGVFDVATTSHEEVIAAITGASDNAVTRRQARTEKEAAK; from the coding sequence GTGCTGGCGCTGCGCGGGATCTCCAAGCGGTTCGGTGCCGTACAGGCACTCACCGACGTTGATCTGGAAGTACGGCGCGGCGAGGTGATCGCCCTCGTCGGCGACAACGGCGCCGGCAAGTCGACGCTCGTGAAGACCATCGCGGGCGTCCACCCCATCGACGAGGGCGGCATCGACTGGGAGGGACGGCCGGTCACCATCAACCGGCCGCACGACGCCCAGGACCTGGGAATCGCCACCGTCTACCAGGACTTGGCGCTCTGCGACAACCTCGACGTGGTCGCCAACCTCTTCCTCGGCAACGAGGCGCGCCACGCGTCCGTGCTCGACGAGATCGCGATGGAGAAGCGTGCGATGGAGCTGCTGGAGACGCTCTCCATCCGCATCCCCAGCGTCCGTATCCCCGTCGCCTCGCTCTCCGGCGGACAGCGGCAGGTCGTGGCGATCGCCCGCGCACTCATCGGCGACCCGAAGGTGGTCATCCTCGACGAGCCGACCGCCGCGCTCGGCGTGGAACAGACCGCCCAGGTACTCGACTTGGTCGAGCGGCTGCGTGAACGCGGCCTCGCCGTCATCCTCATCAGTCACAACATGGCCGACGTGCAGGCCGTCGCCGACCGTGTCGCGGTGCTGCGCCTCGGCCGCAACAACGGCGTCTTCGACGTGGCCACCACCTCCCACGAGGAGGTCATCGCCGCGATCACCGGCGCCTCCGACAACGCGGTCACCCGCCGCCAGGCCCGTACGGAGAAGGAGGCGGCGAAGTGA
- a CDS encoding substrate-binding domain-containing protein produces MNAKVRRVVIGTAAISMAVSLAACGKAGGGDGGGGDDKTIGLLLPENKTTRYETFDRPYMTDKIKSLCKDCKVKYNNANQDSELQKKQFDALIAQGVKTIILDAVDAQATKSWVDRAAKKDVKVVAYDRLAEGDISAYISYDNYKIGELQGQGLVEALGDKAKDSRVVMINGSPTDPNAPLFKKGAHSVLDKKVKDVVYEQDIPDWSPDEANKKMGAAITKLGKDGFDGVYAANDGMAGGVSTAMKKQGVKDVPLGGQDAELAGLQRIIKGDQTLTIYKAIKPQAETTAEIAVNLLKGKDIGSLTPKKVDSKSKKGVPAQLYSAKIVTKDNIKDTILKDKVYEVGQICTPQFAKACKAAGLK; encoded by the coding sequence ATGAACGCAAAGGTGCGTCGCGTCGTCATCGGTACGGCAGCCATATCGATGGCCGTTTCCCTCGCAGCCTGCGGAAAGGCGGGCGGCGGCGACGGGGGCGGCGGCGACGACAAGACCATCGGTCTGCTGCTTCCGGAGAACAAGACCACGCGCTACGAGACGTTCGACCGTCCGTACATGACCGACAAGATCAAGTCCCTCTGCAAGGACTGCAAGGTCAAGTACAACAACGCGAACCAGGATTCCGAGCTTCAGAAGAAGCAGTTCGACGCGCTCATCGCGCAGGGCGTCAAGACGATCATCCTGGACGCCGTGGACGCGCAGGCCACCAAGTCCTGGGTCGACCGCGCCGCGAAGAAGGACGTCAAGGTCGTCGCGTACGACCGCCTCGCCGAGGGCGACATCTCGGCCTACATCTCCTACGACAACTACAAGATCGGCGAACTCCAGGGCCAGGGCCTGGTGGAGGCGCTCGGCGACAAGGCCAAGGACAGCCGCGTCGTCATGATCAACGGCTCGCCCACCGACCCGAACGCCCCGCTGTTCAAGAAGGGCGCGCACAGCGTCCTGGACAAGAAGGTCAAGGACGTCGTCTACGAGCAGGACATCCCGGACTGGTCGCCGGACGAGGCCAACAAGAAGATGGGCGCCGCGATCACCAAGCTCGGCAAGGACGGCTTCGACGGCGTCTACGCGGCCAACGACGGCATGGCCGGCGGCGTCTCCACCGCCATGAAGAAGCAGGGCGTCAAGGACGTCCCGCTCGGCGGCCAGGACGCCGAACTCGCCGGTCTCCAGCGGATCATCAAGGGCGACCAGACGCTGACGATCTACAAGGCGATCAAGCCGCAGGCGGAGACCACCGCGGAGATCGCGGTCAATCTGCTGAAGGGCAAGGACATCGGCTCCCTCACCCCGAAGAAGGTCGACAGCAAGAGCAAGAAGGGCGTTCCGGCCCAGCTCTACAGCGCCAAGATCGTGACCAAGGACAACATCAAGGACACGATCCTCAAGGACAAGGTCTACGAGGTCGGCCAGATCTGCACCCCGCAGTTCGCCAAGGCCTGCAAGGCCGCCGGTCTGAAGTGA
- the dxs gene encoding 1-deoxy-D-xylulose-5-phosphate synthase yields MEFPKAQRRGRWDLLTRVEGPRDLDELSPEQLEQLAGEVRSFLVDSVSKTGGHLGPNLGVVELTIALHRVFDSPKDRILFDTGHQCYVHKLLTGRQDFAKLKSKGGLSGYPSRAESEHDVIENSHASTVLGWADGLAKANELRHSDDHVVAVIGDGALTGGMAWEALNNIAAAKDRPLVIVVNDNERSYAPTIGGLANHLATLRTTDGYERFLARGKEVLNRTPVVGKPLYETLHGAKKGLKDFIAPQGMFEDLGLKYVGPIDGHDLAAVESALQRAKRFGGPVLVHCLTEKGRGYQPALEDEADQFHQVGIIHPDTGLPVKSSGADWTSVFGEEMVKLGREREDIVAITAAMMRPVGLHGFAEEFPERVYDVGIAEQHAAVSAAGLATGGMHPVFAVYATFLNRAFDQLLMDVALHKCGVTFVLDRAGVTGSDGPSHNGMWDMSVLQCVPGLRLAAPRDAEQVRLQLREAVEVDDAPTVVRYSKGKVGPAVPAVGRVGRMDVLRKPADVQRPDVLLVSVGALAPMCLEIADLLDKQGISTTVVDPRWVKPVDEELAPLAEQHRVVVTVEDNGRAGGVGSAVAQSLRDANVDVPLRDFGIPERFLDHGSRADVMAEIGLTAPDIARQVTGLVAKLDGRYETEAAEAARD; encoded by the coding sequence GTGGAGTTCCCCAAGGCGCAGCGCCGGGGAAGGTGGGATCTGCTGACCCGTGTCGAGGGGCCGCGCGACCTCGACGAGCTCTCACCGGAGCAGTTGGAGCAGCTTGCCGGGGAGGTACGGTCCTTCCTCGTCGATTCCGTCTCCAAGACCGGCGGTCACCTCGGTCCCAATCTGGGCGTGGTGGAGCTGACCATCGCCCTCCACCGGGTGTTCGACTCCCCGAAGGACCGCATCCTGTTCGACACCGGCCACCAGTGCTACGTGCACAAACTCCTCACCGGACGCCAGGACTTCGCCAAGCTCAAGAGCAAGGGCGGCCTGTCGGGCTACCCCTCGCGTGCAGAGTCCGAGCACGACGTCATCGAGAACAGCCACGCCTCCACGGTCCTCGGCTGGGCGGACGGCCTGGCGAAGGCCAACGAGCTGCGCCACAGCGACGACCACGTGGTGGCCGTCATCGGCGACGGCGCCCTCACCGGCGGCATGGCGTGGGAAGCCCTCAACAACATCGCCGCCGCCAAGGACCGTCCGCTCGTCATCGTCGTCAACGACAACGAGCGAAGCTACGCGCCGACCATCGGCGGCCTCGCCAACCACCTGGCCACGCTGCGCACCACGGACGGCTACGAGCGCTTCCTCGCCCGCGGCAAGGAGGTGCTCAACCGCACGCCGGTCGTGGGCAAGCCGCTGTACGAGACGCTGCACGGCGCGAAGAAGGGCCTGAAGGACTTCATCGCCCCGCAGGGCATGTTCGAGGACCTCGGCCTGAAGTACGTCGGCCCCATCGACGGCCACGACCTCGCCGCCGTCGAGTCCGCACTCCAGCGCGCCAAGCGCTTCGGCGGACCCGTACTCGTGCACTGCCTCACGGAGAAGGGCCGCGGATACCAGCCGGCGCTGGAGGACGAGGCGGACCAGTTCCACCAGGTCGGGATCATCCACCCCGACACCGGCCTGCCGGTGAAGTCCTCTGGCGCGGACTGGACTTCGGTCTTCGGCGAGGAGATGGTCAAGCTCGGGCGTGAGCGTGAGGACATCGTCGCCATCACCGCCGCGATGATGCGCCCCGTCGGACTGCACGGTTTCGCCGAGGAGTTCCCCGAGCGCGTCTACGACGTGGGCATCGCCGAGCAGCACGCCGCCGTGTCGGCCGCGGGGCTCGCCACCGGCGGCATGCACCCCGTCTTCGCCGTCTACGCGACGTTCCTCAACCGGGCCTTCGACCAGCTTCTGATGGATGTGGCGCTGCACAAGTGCGGCGTGACCTTCGTGCTCGACCGCGCGGGCGTCACCGGCTCCGACGGGCCCTCGCACAACGGCATGTGGGACATGTCCGTGCTCCAGTGCGTTCCGGGGCTGCGTCTCGCCGCGCCACGCGACGCCGAGCAGGTGCGCCTCCAGCTCCGTGAGGCCGTCGAGGTGGACGACGCACCCACTGTGGTCCGCTACTCCAAGGGCAAGGTCGGACCGGCCGTTCCGGCCGTCGGCCGCGTGGGCAGGATGGACGTGCTGCGCAAACCGGCCGACGTTCAGCGCCCGGACGTGCTGCTGGTGTCGGTCGGCGCGCTCGCCCCGATGTGCCTGGAGATCGCCGACCTCCTCGACAAGCAGGGCATCTCCACGACCGTCGTCGACCCCCGCTGGGTCAAGCCCGTCGACGAGGAGCTGGCGCCGCTGGCCGAGCAGCACCGCGTCGTGGTCACCGTCGAGGACAACGGCCGCGCGGGCGGCGTGGGTTCGGCCGTGGCGCAGTCGCTGCGCGACGCGAACGTCGACGTGCCGCTGCGTGACTTCGGCATCCCCGAGCGCTTCCTCGACCACGGTTCGCGTGCGGACGTGATGGCCGAGATCGGGCTGACCGCGCCGGACATCGCCCGTCAGGTGACGGGTCTCGTGGCGAAGCTGGACGGCCGGTACGAGACGGAGGCCGCGGAGGCGGCGCGTGACTGA
- a CDS encoding sugar ABC transporter permease: MSDTVDKERGTETAKTGGAAPANGDADGGADRVVDPRLLVREQGFAGYLTEFKRKVRGGELGSLPVVLGLIIIAVIFQSLNENFLSAGSVSDIGVYIAGTGIMATGIVFVLLLGEIDLSVGSVAGVGAAVWAVLSVTHHVNDWLAVLVAILSGLFIGALHGFFFAKVGVPAFVVTLAGFLGWSGLQIWLMGQEGSINTPESSVVEDLTGYYFEDIAAAYGLALVAVLAYAAALLVDAKRRRAARLPSRPLSEIVVRTAVMAVVAFVAAYVLNQSRGLPLALVLFLAVLVIADFAVRRTTYGRQIFAVGGNAEAARRAGINVERVRITVFGIAGMLAAFGGLFIASLSGGATKSLGAGNTLMNVIAAAVIGGTSLFGGRGKIWSALLGILVIQSIQQGLNLLGMASEIQYMITGAVLLAAVVIDSVSRRTQKTAGRT, encoded by the coding sequence GTGAGCGACACCGTCGACAAGGAGCGCGGCACCGAGACCGCGAAGACCGGGGGCGCGGCGCCCGCGAACGGCGACGCCGACGGCGGCGCGGACCGCGTGGTCGACCCCCGGCTGCTGGTGCGCGAACAGGGCTTCGCGGGCTATCTGACGGAGTTCAAGCGCAAGGTGCGCGGCGGTGAACTCGGTTCGCTGCCCGTCGTCCTGGGCCTGATCATCATCGCCGTCATCTTCCAGTCGCTGAACGAGAACTTCCTCTCCGCGGGCAGCGTCAGCGACATCGGCGTCTACATCGCCGGCACGGGCATCATGGCCACCGGCATCGTCTTCGTACTGCTGCTGGGCGAGATCGACCTGTCGGTCGGCTCGGTCGCCGGTGTCGGAGCCGCGGTGTGGGCGGTGCTCAGCGTCACCCACCACGTCAACGACTGGCTGGCGGTCCTCGTCGCCATCCTCTCCGGCCTGTTCATCGGCGCGCTGCACGGCTTCTTCTTCGCGAAGGTCGGCGTGCCCGCGTTCGTCGTGACGCTGGCCGGATTCCTCGGCTGGAGCGGCCTCCAGATCTGGCTCATGGGCCAGGAAGGCAGCATCAACACCCCCGAGAGCAGCGTCGTCGAGGACCTGACCGGCTACTACTTCGAGGACATCGCGGCCGCCTACGGACTCGCGCTGGTCGCCGTACTCGCCTACGCGGCGGCCCTGCTGGTCGACGCCAAGCGTCGCCGTGCTGCCCGCCTGCCCTCGCGGCCGCTGAGCGAGATCGTGGTGCGCACCGCGGTGATGGCGGTCGTCGCGTTCGTGGCTGCCTACGTGCTCAACCAGTCGCGGGGGCTTCCGCTGGCGCTGGTGCTGTTCCTCGCGGTGCTGGTCATCGCGGACTTCGCCGTTCGCCGTACGACGTACGGGCGGCAGATCTTCGCGGTCGGCGGCAACGCGGAGGCCGCCCGGCGTGCCGGTATCAACGTGGAGCGGGTACGCATCACCGTCTTCGGCATCGCCGGAATGCTGGCGGCCTTCGGCGGCCTGTTCATCGCCAGCCTCTCCGGCGGCGCCACCAAGAGCCTCGGTGCGGGCAACACCCTGATGAACGTCATCGCCGCGGCGGTCATCGGCGGCACCAGCCTCTTCGGCGGACGCGGCAAGATCTGGTCGGCGCTGCTGGGCATCCTCGTGATCCAGTCCATCCAGCAGGGCCTGAACCTGCTCGGCATGGCGAGCGAGATCCAGTACATGATCACGGGCGCGGTCCTGCTGGCCGCGGTGGTCATCGACTCGGTGTCGCGCCGTACGCAGAAGACGGCGGGACGTACGTAA
- a CDS encoding carbohydrate ABC transporter permease: protein MKTAGTLPEEPETTESETVGKALTRDPLRGTADKESAKGGEGGTLNVFSHGMLVLWAVMVVMPLLWAVMTSFKDDRSIFTSPWSPPTSLNFDNWSRAWSQAHMSEYFFNTLLVVGGSLVGTMLLGSMVAYVLARFDFPGNRFFYFLFIGGMSFPIILALVPLFYVMSNTGLLNTRHGLILAYIAYSLPFTTFFLTSFFRSLPTSVAEAALIDGASHTRTFFQVMLPMAKPGLISVGIFNFLGQWNQYMLPTVLNTDPDQRVLTQGLVELAASQGYKGDWSGLFAGLVMAMLPVLAAYIIFQRQVVAGLTAGALK, encoded by the coding sequence ATGAAGACCGCCGGAACCCTGCCGGAGGAACCGGAGACGACGGAGTCCGAGACGGTGGGCAAAGCCCTCACCCGGGACCCGCTGCGCGGCACCGCCGACAAGGAGAGCGCGAAGGGCGGCGAGGGGGGAACCCTCAACGTCTTCTCACACGGGATGCTCGTCCTGTGGGCGGTGATGGTGGTGATGCCGCTGCTCTGGGCGGTGATGACCTCCTTCAAGGACGACAGGAGCATCTTCACCTCGCCGTGGTCGCCTCCGACGTCGCTCAACTTCGACAACTGGTCGCGCGCCTGGAGCCAGGCGCACATGAGCGAGTACTTCTTCAACACCCTGCTGGTGGTGGGCGGTTCACTGGTCGGCACCATGCTCCTGGGCAGCATGGTGGCGTACGTGCTGGCCCGGTTCGACTTCCCCGGGAACCGCTTCTTCTACTTCCTGTTCATCGGCGGGATGAGCTTCCCGATCATCCTCGCCCTCGTGCCGCTCTTCTACGTGATGAGCAACACCGGGCTGCTGAACACCCGGCACGGTCTGATCCTGGCGTACATCGCCTACTCGCTGCCGTTCACCACCTTCTTCCTGACCTCGTTCTTCCGCTCGCTGCCGACCTCGGTGGCGGAGGCTGCGCTGATCGACGGCGCCTCGCACACCCGGACGTTCTTCCAGGTGATGCTGCCGATGGCCAAGCCCGGTCTGATCAGCGTGGGGATCTTCAACTTCCTCGGGCAGTGGAACCAGTACATGCTGCCGACGGTGCTCAACACCGACCCGGATCAGCGGGTGCTCACCCAGGGGCTGGTCGAACTGGCCGCCAGCCAGGGCTACAAGGGGGACTGGTCGGGGCTGTTCGCGGGTCTGGTGATGGCCATGCTGCCGGTGCTCGCGGCGTACATCATCTTCCAGCGGCAGGTCGTGGCAGGGCTGACCGCGGGTGCGCTGAAGTAG
- a CDS encoding ArnT family glycosyltransferase, whose protein sequence is MPPPPRTKRTTRTTSTPATASTASAKSTGPAASGSRAATGAGAGAGAGNDCHGPGDGAATENPAAGGASVETGTARDRQYWLRLLPVLMLLTAVTRLPSFARPLWNPDEGYLATQARQLAAGGTLYETVVDRKPPLLPWLYRAAFALFGDESLWPLRVAASLAVLASALLLASLARRRWGEGAGRFAGVCLVLASVALVPEDTQAATFEVFMVPWTVLAMWCADRGRWAWAGVAVAGAVLTKQTGGAVLVPVLWLLWSRRMRPRYALGRPLSGLSAGAVLPVLAAALLHGPARFVFWTATGSGSYMSADGAMGHALLRALANGGLLLAGCLPMTAALLYVMRTRVRARSRTRKGSRPPAAPGTGSDRTTDVWIWLAASAAAVCVGFQFFGHYFLQLTPAVALLAAEALRHLTSRAAKAAIALNSLVTAGLLGWALWLFPSAELAHQQRLADEVRSRTSRAEPVLLWGMHPEGYWFAERAPASRYLTAGFLTNFSGGRGGARVGERYAMTGAWPYFRRELARRPPELIVDDSRGKPYGAVHTPTLRAYLARHYERVDTVDGAVLYARSPRPAP, encoded by the coding sequence ATGCCGCCGCCACCGCGTACGAAGCGCACGACCCGTACGACGTCCACGCCTGCCACGGCGTCCACGGCCAGTGCGAAGTCCACGGGCCCCGCGGCGTCCGGGAGTCGGGCGGCGACGGGGGCGGGGGCGGGGGCGGGGGCGGGGAACGACTGTCACGGTCCCGGCGACGGCGCCGCCACCGAGAACCCCGCCGCCGGGGGCGCCTCCGTGGAGACCGGCACGGCACGGGACCGCCAGTACTGGCTCCGGCTGCTGCCCGTACTGATGCTGCTGACCGCGGTGACGCGGCTGCCGTCCTTCGCGCGCCCCCTCTGGAACCCCGACGAGGGATATCTCGCCACGCAGGCACGGCAGTTGGCGGCCGGAGGCACGCTCTACGAGACGGTCGTGGACCGCAAGCCGCCGCTGCTGCCGTGGCTCTACCGCGCCGCGTTCGCCCTCTTCGGCGACGAGTCGCTGTGGCCGCTGCGGGTGGCCGCGTCGCTGGCGGTGCTGGCGTCCGCGCTGCTGCTCGCCTCGCTCGCGCGCCGCCGCTGGGGCGAGGGCGCGGGCCGGTTCGCGGGAGTGTGCCTCGTACTGGCCTCCGTCGCGCTGGTTCCCGAGGACACGCAGGCGGCGACGTTCGAGGTCTTCATGGTGCCCTGGACGGTGCTGGCCATGTGGTGTGCGGACAGGGGCCGTTGGGCGTGGGCGGGCGTGGCCGTCGCGGGAGCGGTGCTCACCAAGCAGACGGGCGGCGCCGTGCTCGTGCCCGTGCTGTGGCTGCTGTGGTCCCGGCGAATGCGGCCCCGGTACGCGCTCGGCCGGCCGCTGTCGGGCCTGTCGGCCGGTGCCGTGCTGCCCGTGCTTGCGGCGGCGCTGCTCCACGGCCCCGCACGCTTCGTCTTCTGGACGGCCACGGGGTCCGGGAGTTACATGTCGGCCGACGGCGCGATGGGCCATGCGCTGCTGCGTGCGCTCGCCAACGGCGGTCTGCTGCTTGCCGGTTGCCTGCCCATGACGGCGGCACTGCTCTACGTGATGCGCACCCGCGTCCGTGCCCGCAGCCGTACCCGCAAGGGATCTCGTCCCCCTGCCGCGCCCGGCACGGGAAGCGACCGAACCACGGACGTCTGGATCTGGCTGGCGGCCTCAGCGGCGGCCGTGTGCGTCGGCTTCCAGTTCTTCGGTCACTACTTCCTTCAACTCACCCCCGCCGTCGCCCTGTTGGCCGCAGAGGCACTGCGCCACCTCACAAGTCGCGCGGCGAAGGCGGCCATCGCCCTCAACTCGCTGGTGACCGCGGGTCTCCTCGGCTGGGCGCTGTGGCTCTTCCCCTCCGCCGAACTCGCCCATCAGCAGCGGCTCGCGGACGAGGTCCGCTCCCGTACCTCCCGCGCCGAGCCTGTGCTGCTGTGGGGCATGCATCCCGAGGGCTACTGGTTCGCCGAACGCGCCCCCGCCTCCCGCTACCTCACCGCCGGTTTCCTCACCAACTTCAGCGGTGGCCGGGGCGGGGCCCGCGTGGGGGAGCGCTACGCCATGACCGGCGCCTGGCCGTATTTCCGCCGCGAACTGGCGCGCAGGCCACCCGAGTTGATCGTCGACGACTCGCGGGGGAAGCCGTACGGCGCCGTGCACACGCCCACGCTGCGTGCGTATCTCGCCCGCCATTACGAACGCGTGGACACCGTCGACGGTGCGGTCCTCTACGCCCGTTCGCCGCGCCCGGCGCCCTGA
- a CDS encoding ROK family transcriptional regulator: METPGSQSSLHRANLERVVRAVRMAGSLTQAEIARTTGLSAATVSNIVRELKESGTVQVTPTSAGGRRARAVSLSGDAGAVVGVDFGHSHLRVAVGNLAHQVLAEEAEPIDVDASAAEGFDRAEQLVHRLIATTGIAREKLIGVGLGVPGPIDVETGELGSTSILPGWSGTHPREELAARLGVPVYVDNDANLGALGEQVWGNGRGAADLAYIKVASGVGAGLVINGQIYRGPGGTAGEIGHITLDESGPVCRCGNRGCLETFTAARYVLPLLYSSHGTDLTMARVVQLAREGDPGCRRVVADLGRHIGSGVANLCNLLNPSRVVLGGDLAEAGDVVLGPVRDSVARYAIPSAARQLTVVPGTLGGRAEVLGALALVLSEMGDATLLDTSATAPAARSGRAAPRGEGGGHGAPVGAVAASV, encoded by the coding sequence GTGGAGACTCCGGGGTCGCAGTCCTCGCTGCACCGGGCGAACCTCGAACGGGTCGTACGGGCGGTACGCATGGCGGGCTCGCTCACCCAGGCGGAGATCGCCCGGACCACCGGGCTGTCCGCGGCGACCGTCTCCAACATCGTCCGTGAGCTGAAGGAGAGCGGGACCGTGCAGGTCACGCCCACCTCGGCGGGCGGGCGCCGGGCGCGTGCGGTCTCGCTGAGCGGCGACGCGGGCGCCGTCGTGGGCGTCGACTTCGGGCACTCGCATCTGCGCGTGGCCGTGGGAAACCTCGCGCATCAGGTGCTCGCCGAGGAGGCCGAGCCGATCGACGTCGACGCGTCGGCAGCGGAGGGCTTCGACCGCGCCGAGCAGCTCGTACACCGGCTCATCGCCACCACCGGCATCGCCCGCGAGAAGCTGATCGGCGTGGGCCTCGGCGTTCCCGGGCCGATAGACGTGGAGACCGGCGAGCTGGGATCGACGTCCATACTGCCCGGCTGGAGCGGCACACATCCGCGTGAGGAGCTGGCCGCCCGCCTCGGCGTCCCGGTGTACGTCGACAACGACGCCAACCTCGGCGCCCTCGGCGAGCAGGTGTGGGGCAACGGCCGCGGCGCCGCCGACCTGGCGTACATCAAGGTCGCGAGCGGCGTGGGCGCCGGACTCGTCATCAACGGCCAGATCTACCGTGGCCCCGGCGGAACCGCGGGCGAGATAGGGCACATCACCCTCGACGAGTCGGGTCCGGTCTGCCGCTGCGGCAACCGCGGCTGCCTTGAAACCTTCACCGCGGCCCGCTACGTACTGCCACTGCTGTACTCAAGCCACGGCACGGATCTGACGATGGCGCGCGTCGTACAGCTCGCCCGCGAGGGCGATCCGGGCTGCCGCAGAGTCGTCGCCGACCTCGGCCGCCACATCGGCAGCGGCGTCGCCAACCTCTGCAATCTGCTCAACCCCAGCCGGGTGGTGCTCGGCGGCGACCTCGCGGAGGCCGGCGACGTGGTGCTGGGGCCCGTCAGGGACTCGGTGGCGCGCTATGCGATCCCCAGCGCCGCACGGCAGTTGACGGTGGTGCCCGGCACCCTCGGCGGGCGTGCCGAGGTGCTGGGCGCACTGGCGCTGGTGCTCAGCGAGATGGGCGACGCGACGCTCCTGGACACCTCGGCGACGGCGCCGGCGGCCCGGTCCGGCCGGGCTGCGCCGAGGGGCGAGGGCGGCGGACACGGGGCGCCCGTGGGCGCCGTGGCGGCGTCCGTCTGA
- a CDS encoding carbohydrate ABC transporter permease produces the protein MEHGKYRFIVGFLIVPLTIYTVFVIWPFVQSIYYSFTDWTGLSPDFEMVGFDNYIKLFSDDVFWKSLQHSLLFLLLLPLVTISLALFFAFMINVGGRRRKNSAVSGVRGSSFYKIVYFFPQVLSIAIVALLFRFAYNPRSGSLNAALDAVGLSALKTAWLGNPETALWAVMAVMVWCTVGFFVVLFSAAMTSIPRDYYEAALLDGADRITTFFRITLPLLWDTVQSGWIYMGILALGAEAFAVVQIMTTGPGGPAYATTVLPLYVYLKAFRDGQAAYATTIGVALLVVTLAFAAVVLKLGRRERLEY, from the coding sequence ATGGAGCACGGCAAGTACCGGTTCATCGTGGGGTTCTTGATCGTTCCCCTCACGATCTACACGGTCTTTGTCATCTGGCCGTTCGTCCAGTCGATCTACTATTCGTTCACTGACTGGACCGGACTCAGTCCGGACTTCGAAATGGTCGGCTTCGACAACTACATCAAGCTCTTCAGCGACGACGTCTTCTGGAAGTCGCTGCAACACAGCTTGCTGTTCCTTCTGCTGCTGCCGCTGGTGACGATCAGCCTCGCGCTGTTCTTCGCCTTCATGATCAACGTCGGGGGACGGCGGCGTAAGAACTCCGCCGTCTCCGGCGTTCGCGGCTCCAGCTTTTACAAGATCGTCTACTTCTTCCCGCAGGTGCTCTCGATCGCCATCGTCGCCCTGCTCTTCCGCTTCGCCTACAACCCGCGCAGCGGCTCGCTCAACGCGGCACTGGACGCGGTGGGTCTCTCCGCGCTGAAGACGGCGTGGCTGGGGAATCCGGAGACGGCGCTGTGGGCCGTGATGGCCGTCATGGTGTGGTGCACCGTCGGCTTCTTCGTCGTGCTGTTCTCGGCCGCGATGACCTCGATCCCGCGTGACTACTACGAGGCGGCGCTGCTGGACGGCGCCGACCGGATCACCACGTTCTTCCGGATCACGCTGCCCCTGCTGTGGGACACCGTGCAGTCCGGCTGGATCTACATGGGCATCCTGGCGCTGGGCGCCGAGGCGTTCGCGGTGGTGCAGATCATGACGACCGGTCCGGGCGGTCCCGCCTACGCCACGACCGTGCTGCCGCTGTACGTGTACCTGAAGGCGTTCCGCGACGGTCAGGCCGCCTACGCCACCACGATCGGCGTCGCGCTGCTCGTGGTCACCCTGGCCTTCGCGGCCGTCGTACTGAAACTCGGTCGCCGCGAGAGGCTGGAGTACTGA